The following proteins come from a genomic window of Neptunomonas concharum:
- the modB gene encoding molybdate ABC transporter permease subunit encodes MTDAILLSLKLATLTTCVLLVIGIPLAWWLARSKSLFKDMISALVSMPLVLPPTVLGFYLLISLGPDSPLGQLSTTLLGSPLTFTFTGLVIGSVVFSLPFMVQPLRNTFESIGVRPLEVAATLRSSPLNTFIRVVLPMSRGGLLTGIVMSFVHTLGEFGVVLMIGGNIPGETKVLSIAIYDYVESLEWDKAHLIAAGMVAFSFIIILLLTLLERKSRRGLQR; translated from the coding sequence ATGACGGATGCCATTCTTCTCTCTTTAAAACTCGCAACACTGACAACCTGTGTCCTATTAGTGATTGGTATACCGCTCGCCTGGTGGCTTGCTCGCTCTAAAAGCCTCTTTAAAGATATGATCTCCGCACTGGTATCAATGCCTTTAGTTTTACCCCCCACTGTCTTAGGCTTTTACCTGTTAATATCCCTCGGGCCAGACAGCCCTTTAGGCCAACTATCAACGACCCTGCTTGGATCGCCTCTTACCTTCACCTTTACAGGTTTGGTCATCGGCTCGGTTGTATTTTCATTACCCTTTATGGTTCAACCCTTAAGAAATACGTTCGAATCTATTGGGGTACGGCCGCTAGAAGTTGCAGCAACACTGCGCTCATCCCCTCTCAATACATTCATTCGCGTCGTGTTACCCATGTCGCGCGGCGGCCTGTTAACCGGTATTGTCATGTCGTTTGTACATACGTTAGGCGAATTTGGCGTTGTTTTGATGATTGGCGGTAATATCCCAGGGGAGACCAAAGTGCTCTCCATTGCGATATATGATTATGTGGAATCTCTTGAGTGGGATAAAGCCCACCTCATTGCTGCGGGGATGGTCGCTTTCTCATTCATAATTATTCTGTTGCTGACCTTATTAGAGCGTAAAAGCCGCCGGGGGCTACAACGATGA